A single window of Anopheles moucheti chromosome 2, idAnoMoucSN_F20_07, whole genome shotgun sequence DNA harbors:
- the LOC128309937 gene encoding uncharacterized protein LOC128309937: MDTSGQLSNICFLRWIRWMDTINGIHLHDDSRLAHACQYAFYLLQLGQLLIAYNFGVICMNTTSLAQFAQQFNQFGGILLTFSRVIAINIYRTELRHTAQFINASEFHHLNERAEQIRSGTIRLAGRFLSTLLSIQIGTLIFWFTLTELQAYKQNVLLPTVTYLPFDASDWPALFKVMFRLYVHLSNTQLMFTFFGSYVITSTFLLTLTIELRILNDSYAAAPHDPQQLVAFLKDRAVYKVSLLQHIGTIKQQMNGSILFELMLIVCLLAINGLRLCRTNSDLSELALSCSMIMIYLLEFFQYCWQVDEMEVLHEEQAYAVYATPWIGAVQQTKALLLITIRMARVPLRFMCGGMYQLSTELFATVVQFIYSLVMMLLQF; this comes from the exons ATGGACACATCCGGGCAGCTTTCAAACATTTGCTTCCTACGATGGATCCGCTGGATGGACACGATCAATGGGATTCATCTGCACGACGATTCACGCCTGGCACATGCTTGTCAGTATGCATTCTATCTGCTGCAGCTAGGGCAGTTACTTATCGCGTACAATTTTGGCGTCATTTGCATGAACACCACCTCATTGGCGCAGTTCGCACAGCAGTTTAACCAATTCGGTGGTATTTTGCTTACCTTTTCCCGCGTCATTGCAATT AATATCTATCGGACGGAATTACGACACACGGCGCAGTTCATCAACGCTTCGGAGTTTCACCATCTTAACGAGCGTGCGGAACAGATCCGCTCGGGAACCATCCGACTGGCAGGACGTTTCTTATCCACACTGCTGAGCATACAGATAGGGACACTCATATTCTGGTTCACGCTAACCGAGCTGCAGGCATACAAACagaacgttctgttgcccaCGGTCACTTACCTACCGTTCGATGCTTCAGACTGGCCAGCGCTTTTTAAGGTGATGTTTCGTCTATACGTCCACCTATCGAACACGCAGCTCATGTTCACCTTCTTCGGGAGCTACGTCATTACCAGCACCTTTCTGCTCACCCTCACCATCGAGCTGCGCATCCTGAACGATTCGTATGCCGCCGCTCCGCACGATCCGCAGCAGTTGGTAGCCTTTCTGAAGGACCGGGCCGTGTACAAGGTGTCGCTTTTGCAGCATATCGGCACGATCAAACAGCAGATGAACGGCAGCATCCTGTTCGAGCTGATGCTAATCGTTTGCTTGCTGGCAATCAACGGACTACGGCTATGCAGGACAAACAGTGATCTGAGCGAGCTTGCGCTGTCGTgcagcatgatcatgatcTATCTGTTGGAGTTTTTCCAGTACTGTTGGCAAGTGGATGAGATGGAAGTGCTGCACGAGGAGCAAGCGTATGCCGTCTACGCAACACCTTGGATCGGTGCAGTGCAGCAAACAAAGGCGTTACTGCTGATCACGATCCGCATGGCACGGGTCCCGTTGCGTTTCATGTGCGGTGGAATGTACCAACTGTCTACCGAACTCTTCGCAACGGTTGTACAATTTATCTACTCGCTGGTGATGATGCTTTTGCAGTTTTAG